From the genome of Argentina anserina chromosome 4, drPotAnse1.1, whole genome shotgun sequence, one region includes:
- the LOC126790375 gene encoding probable protein phosphatase 2C 42 isoform X1, producing the protein MLHALMNLLSLCWKPFGRGDGEGGVQSVGIVGANYGGGGGGRDGKDSLLWFRDVGKYAWGDFSMAVVQANQVLEDQGQIESGPFGTFVGVYDGHGGPETAHYVCDNLFRHFQEVSAETEGVVTGDTIQNAFRRTEEGFTELVSELWGTRPNLATVGTCCLVGVICQGTLFVASLGDSRLVLGKKVGNTGEVAAIQLSTEHNANLEEIRYELKEQHSHDPQIVVLKHGVWRVKGIIQVSRSIGDVYMKHAQFNREPIAAKFRLPEPMNMPIMSATPTILSHALHPNDSFLIFASDGLWEHLSNEEAVEIVHKHPHAGSAKILVKTALKEAARKREMRYSDLRKIDKKVRRHFHDDITVIVLFLNHDLISRGTAQEPPISIRSGVDH; encoded by the exons ATGCTTCATGCATTGATGAATCTTCTCTCGCTGTGTTGGAAGCCATTCGGGCGCGGCGACGGTGAGGGAGGAGTCCAGTCTGTCGGAATCGTTGGCGCCAATtacggcggcggaggaggaggaagagatggcAAAGATAGCTTGCTTTGGTTTAGGGATGTTGGAAAGTACGCGTGGGGTGATTTCTCCATGGCTGTTGTTCAGGCCAATCAAGTCCTCGAGGACCAGGGCCAGATCGAGTCAGGTCCCTTTGGCACCTTCGTCGGGGTCTACGACGGCCACGGTGGGCCGGAGACGGCTCACTACGTCTGTGATAATCTATTTAGACATTTTCAAG AAGTATCAGCGGAGACGGAGGGTGTTGTGACAGGAGATACTATACAAAATGCGTTTCGTCGGACAGAGGAAGGATTTACGGAACTTGTTTCTGAGTTATGGGGTACCAGGCCCAATTTGGCGACTGTTGGGACGTGCTGTTTAGTTGGAGTGATATGTCAGGGGACACTGTTTGTGGCGAGTCTTGGAGATTCCCGTCTTGTTTTGGGGAAGAAAGTGGGGAATACTGGGGAAGTTGCGGCTATTCAGTTGTCCACGGAACACAATGCGAATCTTGAGGAGATTAGGTACGAGCTGAAAGAGCAGCACTCTCATGATCCCCAAATTGTCGTTTTGAAGCATGGAGTTTGGAGAGTAAAAGGCATCATCCAG GTTTCTAGATCTATCGGTGATGTATATATGAAACATGCACAGTTTAACAGGGAGCCAATAGCTGCCAAGTTCCGGCTTCCTGAACCAATGAACATGCCTATCATGTCTGCCACTCCCACTATTCTTTCTCACGCTCTGCATCCAAatgattcttttcttatctttgcaTCTGATGGTCTATGGGAACACTTGAGTAATGAAGAAGCTGTTGAGATTGTCCACAAGCATCCTCATGCA GGAAGTGCAAAAATACTTGTTAAGACAGCCCTTAAAGAAGCTGCTAGAAAACGAGAAATGCGTTACTCAGATCTTCGGAAAATAGACAAGAAGGTGCGGCGGCATTTTCATGATGATATAACTGTTATTGTTTTATTCTTGAACCATGACCTAATCTCCAGAGGCACAGCGCAAGAGCCTCCAATCTCAATAAGAAGTGGTGTTGATCACTAA
- the LOC126792304 gene encoding LOW QUALITY PROTEIN: probable ubiquitin-conjugating enzyme E2 25 (The sequence of the model RefSeq protein was modified relative to this genomic sequence to represent the inferred CDS: deleted 1 base in 1 codon), which translates to MERIPRFDVASDLSDHHYAHPDCTIGGRNTAYKTIMSEWKSLRKNLPDSIYVRVYRNRIDLLRAVIVGAVGRPYHDELFFFDVKFPTDYPNQPPLVYYHSHGLRPNPNMYANGKVCLSLLNTWVGKTNERWNPNQSTILQVLVSIQGLVLNEKPFYNEPCRLRIFQEAKSRRYNEDRNAFITTCKMTIYLLRKPPNNFELFTVEHFRQRANRILRACDAYANSRVGVSYYRDHNDEDPRTEFQFFFFVSVERTNILL; encoded by the exons ATGGAGCGTATCCCCAGATTCGACGTCGCCTCAGACCTCTCAGACCACCACTACGCCCACCCTGATTGCACCATCGGTGGCCGAAACACAGCCTATAAGACGATCATGAGCGAGTGGAAATCTCTACGCAAGAACCTCCCGGACTCGATTTATGTGCGTGTGTACAGAAATCGCATCGACCTACTGAGGGCCGTGATTGTTGGAGCCGTCGGCAGGCCCTACCACGACGAGCTGTTCTTCTTCGACGTCAAGTTCCCAACTGACTATCCAAACCAACCACCACTTGTCTATTACCATTCCCACGGGTTGAGGCCCAACCCGAATATGTATGCAAACGGCAAGGTCTGTTTGAGCTTGCTTAACACCTGGGTCGGGAAAACGAACGAGAGGTGGAATCCAAACCAGTCAACCATCCTCCAAGTACTGGTCTCCATACAAGGACTTGTTCTTAACGAGAAGCCCTTCTATAATGAACCTTGTCGCCTTCGCATATTTCAGGAGGCGAAGTCCCGTCGTTACAACGAGGAC CGTAATGCGTTCATCACAACCTGCAAGATGACGATTTATCTGCTCCGGAAACCGCCCAACAATTTCGAGCTTTTCACTGTCGAGCACTTTAGACAGAGAGCAAATCGGATATTGAGAGCTTGTGATGCGTACGCTAACAGCCGTGTAGGAGTCAGTTACTACAGGGATCACAATGATGAAGACCCGAGGACAgagtttcagttttttttttttgtaagcgTAGAGAGGACCAACATCCTCTtatga
- the LOC126792305 gene encoding putative ubiquitin-conjugating enzyme E2 38, whose amino-acid sequence MTQNGDASPFKLFDVVSDHSDHAYAAASTAASKKQTYVGSVYKTIMKEWRILENNLPDSIHVRVYETRIELLRAVIVGAAGTPYHDALFFFDIMFPSDYPTRPPNVYFRSYGLRVNPNLYASGRVCLSLLNTWAGKKQEKWDPAQSTVLQVLLSIQALVLNEKPYFNEPGTGSPGGSAAEKKSRAYSEDIFVLTCKTTLFSLRNPPRNFEAFTAAHFRERGSRILRACGAYASGRVGVGYFRDESEACSASSATKARAVSVVSKRFKASMQELYPQLIQVFKKNGALLGDVAEVLAVETKTTPVKVKPVKIRVDRKGKVGIAKKVIGKLSKCFCLSKKENQKVANSSTQLAFL is encoded by the coding sequence ATGACCCAAAACGGCGACGCCTCTCCCTTCAAGCTATTCGACGTCGTCTCTGACCATTCCGACCACGCCTACGCCGCTGCATCCACCGCCGCCAGCAAGAAGCAAACCTACGTCGGATCAGTCTACAAGACCATCATGAAAGAGTGGCGGATTCTCGAGAACAATCTCCCCGACTCCATCCACGTGCGCGTGTACGAGACGCGCATCGAGCTCCTCCGCGCCGTCATCGTCGGCGCTGCCGGCACTCCCTACCACGACgccctcttcttcttcgacATTATGTTCCCCTCCGACTATCCGACCCGGCCCCCCAATGTCTACTTCCGCTCCTACGGCTTACGGGTCAACCCGAATCTCTATGCCAGCGGGCGCGTGTGCCTCAGCCTCCTCAACACCTGGGCCGGGAAGAAGCAGGAGAAGTGGGACCCGGCCCAGTCCACTGTCCTCCAGGTCCTGCTCTCGATCCAGGCGCTGGTTCTGAACGAGAAGCCGTATTTCAACGAACCGGGTACCGGGTCGCCGGGCGGGTCGGCCGCCGAGAAGAAGTCCAGAGCCTACAGTGAGGACATTTTCGTCCTGACGTGCAAGACGACGCTGTTTTCGCTGCGGAACCCACCGAGGAACTTCGAGGCGTTCACTGCGGCGCATTTCCGGGAGAGGGGGAGCCGGATTCTGAGAGCGTGCGGCGCGTACGCGAGCGGGCGCGTGGGGGTCGGTTACTTCAGAGACGAGTCTGAGGCATGCTCGGCTTCTTCTGCTACTAAGGCGAGGGCAGTTTCGGTAGTTTCGAAGAGATTTAAGGCGTCAATGCAGGAGTTGTATCCGCAACTCATACAAGTTTTCAAGAAGAATGGGGCTCTTTTGGGTGATGTGGCTGAGGTGTTGGCGGTGGAGACTAAAACGACGCCGGTTAAGGTGAAGCCGGTAAAGATTCGAGTTGACAGGAAAGGTAAGGTTGGCATTGCCAAGAAGGTAATTGGGAAATTGAGCAAGTGTTTTTGTTTGAGCAAGAAGGAGAATCAGAAGGTAGCAAACTCTTCCACTCAACTTGCTTTCTTATGA
- the LOC126790362 gene encoding uncharacterized protein LOC126790362 has translation MAPKSPPIIYALALSLSLLAFQSESKPQAFRRDPGHPHWHHSAFHDVSHTIRFDVRRMLHSRAEVPFQVPLEVNVVLVGFNGDGGYRYTVDAHKLEEVLKVSFPTHRPSCFETGEPLDIEHQIVYNAFPAGQPELIALEKALKEAMVPAGTARESDFGREVPLFEVDATVVEPVFQRLYSYIFDTDSSTVSAMELDRQVPSAIFVVNFDKVRMDPMNKEIDLDNLMYGKIAQLTEDDKQKQEGDYIYRYRYNGGGASQVWLGSGRYVVIDLSAGPCTYGKIETEEGTVSSRTLPRLRHIMFPRGFGAASDHSTHDVFVGQLASLVSTTIEHIIAPDVRYETIDLTTRLLLPIIVLQNHNRYNIIEKGHNYSINIAEIEAQVKKMVHEGQEVVIVGGSHSLHRHEKLATAVSKAMRGHSLQETKNDGRFHVHTKTYLDGAILKEEMERSADVLAAGLLEVADPSLSSKFFNRQHWNDQSDGASDSMLKHKPVGSAHDKKGGKKKKKVERKQGDLFRTYGTRVIPVFVLSLADVDPHLMMEDESLVWTSKDVVIVLEHQNPQIPLSYVSETQKRLAEPSQVQRHILAGLASAVAGLTAPYEKASHVHERPVVNWLWAAGCHPFGPFSNTSQVSQMLQDVALRNSIYARVDSALHKIRDTSEAVQTFAAEYLKTPLGEPVKGKKNKTTTELWVEKFYKKTTNLPEPFPHELVDRLENFLNNLEEQLVDLSSSLYGHRLQDALSNSSEILQSSIFTQQYVDHVLANEREKMKCCNIEYKYPVQSSQTYVYGGILLAGFVVYFIVIFFSNPVR, from the exons ATGGCTCCAAAATCACCTCCAATAATATACGCTCTTGCTCTCTCCCTGAGCCTGCTCGCTTTTCAATCCGAGTCCAAACCTCAAGCTTTCCGGAGAGATCCCGGCCACCCTCACTGGCACCACTCCGCCTTCCACGACGTCAGCCACACCATCCGCTTCGATGTCCGCCGCATGCTCCACTCTCGCGCCGAG GTACCGTTTCAGGTTCCGCTGGAGGTGAATGTGGTGCTGGTTGGTTTCAACGGCGACGGAGGCTATAGGTACACGGTGGACGCGCACAAATTGGAGGAGGTGCTCAAGGTCAGCTTCCCAACGCACCGCCCTTCATGCTTCGAGACAGGGGAGCCTCTCGATATTGAGCATCAGATTGTCTACAATGCCTTCCCT GCTGGGCAGCCGGAGCTTATAGCTCTCGAGAAGGCGCTGAAGGAGGCTATGGTTCCTGCAGGAACTGCGAGAGAG AGTGACTTTGGAAGGGAAGTGCCTCTGTTTGAGGTGGATGCAACTGTAGTGGAGCCGGTATTTCAGAGGTTGTATTCTTATATATTCGACACTGACAGTTCGACCGTTTCTGCTATGGAGTTGGATCGTCAAGTGCCAAGTGCAATATTTGTGGTCAATTTTGATAAG GTCAGGATGGACCCTATGAATAAGGAAATAGATCTTGACAACTTGATGTATGGAAAAATTGCACAACTAACTGAGGATGATAAGCAAAAACAAGAGGGAGACTATATTTACCGCTACCGGTACAATGGAGGAGGTGCGTCTCAAGTTTGGCTGGGCTCTGGCAG ATATGTAGTGATTGATCTCTCAGCTGGTCCATGCACATATGGAAAGATTGAAACTGAAGAGGGAACTGTCAGTTCTAGGACCCTGCCACGACTTCGGCATATAATGTTTCCAAGAGGATTTGGTGCAGCTAGTGATCATTCTACACATGATGTATTTGTGGGACAACTTGCCTCTCTAGTATCCACCACCATTGAGCATATAATTGCTCCAGATGTTAG ATACGAAACTATCGATCTGACAACAAGGCTGCTTTTACCAATAATTGTGCTGCAAAATCATAATCGGTACAATATAATAGAGAAGGGCCACAACTACAGCATAAATATAGCAGAAATTGAGGCACAG GTGAAGAAAATGGTCCATGAGGGGCAAGAAGTTGTGATTGTTGGGGGTTCACATTCATTACACCGCCATGAGAAGTTGGCAACTGCTGTTTCAAAAGCTATGCGAGGCCATTCCCTTCAAGAAACTAAGAATGATGGACGCTTCCATGTTCATACCAAGACGTATCTGGATGGTGCTATTCTTAAAGAA GAGATGGAACGTTCTGCTGATGTGCTTGCTGCTGGTTTGCTTGAGGTGGCTGACCCCTCACTTTCGAGTAAATTTTTCAACCGCCAG CATTGGAATGATCAGTCTGATGGTGCAAGTGATTCTATGCTCAAACATAAACCTGTTGGGTCTGCTCATGACAAAAAAGGtggcaagaagaaaaagaaagtagAAAGGAAACAGGGAGATCTATTCCGAACTTATGGAACAAGAGTAATTCCTGT CTTTGTGCTATCATTGGCTGATGTGGACCCACACCTTATGATGGAGGACGAAAGTCTTGTATGGACAAGCAAAGATGTCGTGATTGTACTTGAGCATCAAAATCCTCAAATTCCTCTTAG TTACGTCTCAGAGACACAGAAACGGCTTGCCGAACCATCTCAGGTACAACGCCATATATTGGCAGGGCTTGCTTCTGCTGTGGCAGGGTTGACTGCACCATATGAGAAGGCTTCTCATGTACATGAAAGGCCAGTAGTGAATTGGCTGTGGGCAGCTGGGTGTCATCCATTCGGACCATTCTCTAATACTTCTCAAGTCAGCCAAATGCTTCAAGATGTTGCATTG AGGAACTCAATATATGCACGTGTAGATTCTGCACTCCACAAAATTCGTGATACGTCGGAG GCTGTACAAACTTTTGCTGCTGAATATCTGAAAACTCCGCTTGGTGAGCCAGTGAAgggaaaaaagaacaaaacaacCACTGAGCTATGGGTGGAGAAGTTTTACAAGAAAACGACCAATTTGCCTGAACCTTTTCCACATGAATTAGTTGATAGATTGGAGAACTTCTTAAAT AACCTTGAGGAACAGCTTGTAGATTTGTCATCGTCATTGTATGGCCACCGATTGCAAGATGCACTTTCGAACAGTTCAGAGATTCTCCAGAGTTCTATATTTACCCAGCA GTATGTAGATCATGTTTTGGCTAACGAGAGGGAAAAGATGAAATGCTGCAACATTGAGTACAAATATCCAGTGCAGTCATCTCAAACTTACGTCTATGGGGGGATTCTTCTTGCTGGATTTGTTGTATACTTTATTgtcattttcttctcaaacCCTGTACGTTAA
- the LOC126792306 gene encoding PHD finger-like domain-containing protein 5A — MCREQPGIAIGRVCGKCDGRCVLCDSMVRPCTLVRVCDECNYGSFKGRCVGCGGRIAKNFERISDAYYCKECTQLEKDRDGCPKIVNL, encoded by the exons ATGTGTCGAGAGCAACCCGGAATAGCGATCGGAAGGGTGTGCGGAAAATGCGACGGTAGGTGTGTGCTGTGCGATTCAATGGTGCGCCCTTGCACTCTTGTTCGGGTATGCGATGAATGCAACTATGGATCGTTTAAAGGGCGATGCGTTGGGTGTGGAGGG AGAAtagctaagaactttgaga GAATTTCTGATGCTTATTACTGTAAAGAGTGTACTCAGCTAGAGAAGGATAGAGATGGGTGTCCTAAAATTGTAAATCTGTGA
- the LOC126790375 gene encoding probable protein phosphatase 2C 42 isoform X2, whose translation MLHALMNLLSLCWKPFGRGDGEGGVQSVGIVGANYGGGGGGRDGKDSLLWFRDVGKYAWGDFSMAVVQANQVLEDQGQIESGPFGTFVGVYDGHGGPETAHYVCDNLFRHFQVSAETEGVVTGDTIQNAFRRTEEGFTELVSELWGTRPNLATVGTCCLVGVICQGTLFVASLGDSRLVLGKKVGNTGEVAAIQLSTEHNANLEEIRYELKEQHSHDPQIVVLKHGVWRVKGIIQVSRSIGDVYMKHAQFNREPIAAKFRLPEPMNMPIMSATPTILSHALHPNDSFLIFASDGLWEHLSNEEAVEIVHKHPHAGSAKILVKTALKEAARKREMRYSDLRKIDKKVRRHFHDDITVIVLFLNHDLISRGTAQEPPISIRSGVDH comes from the exons ATGCTTCATGCATTGATGAATCTTCTCTCGCTGTGTTGGAAGCCATTCGGGCGCGGCGACGGTGAGGGAGGAGTCCAGTCTGTCGGAATCGTTGGCGCCAATtacggcggcggaggaggaggaagagatggcAAAGATAGCTTGCTTTGGTTTAGGGATGTTGGAAAGTACGCGTGGGGTGATTTCTCCATGGCTGTTGTTCAGGCCAATCAAGTCCTCGAGGACCAGGGCCAGATCGAGTCAGGTCCCTTTGGCACCTTCGTCGGGGTCTACGACGGCCACGGTGGGCCGGAGACGGCTCACTACGTCTGTGATAATCTATTTAGACATTTTCAAG TATCAGCGGAGACGGAGGGTGTTGTGACAGGAGATACTATACAAAATGCGTTTCGTCGGACAGAGGAAGGATTTACGGAACTTGTTTCTGAGTTATGGGGTACCAGGCCCAATTTGGCGACTGTTGGGACGTGCTGTTTAGTTGGAGTGATATGTCAGGGGACACTGTTTGTGGCGAGTCTTGGAGATTCCCGTCTTGTTTTGGGGAAGAAAGTGGGGAATACTGGGGAAGTTGCGGCTATTCAGTTGTCCACGGAACACAATGCGAATCTTGAGGAGATTAGGTACGAGCTGAAAGAGCAGCACTCTCATGATCCCCAAATTGTCGTTTTGAAGCATGGAGTTTGGAGAGTAAAAGGCATCATCCAG GTTTCTAGATCTATCGGTGATGTATATATGAAACATGCACAGTTTAACAGGGAGCCAATAGCTGCCAAGTTCCGGCTTCCTGAACCAATGAACATGCCTATCATGTCTGCCACTCCCACTATTCTTTCTCACGCTCTGCATCCAAatgattcttttcttatctttgcaTCTGATGGTCTATGGGAACACTTGAGTAATGAAGAAGCTGTTGAGATTGTCCACAAGCATCCTCATGCA GGAAGTGCAAAAATACTTGTTAAGACAGCCCTTAAAGAAGCTGCTAGAAAACGAGAAATGCGTTACTCAGATCTTCGGAAAATAGACAAGAAGGTGCGGCGGCATTTTCATGATGATATAACTGTTATTGTTTTATTCTTGAACCATGACCTAATCTCCAGAGGCACAGCGCAAGAGCCTCCAATCTCAATAAGAAGTGGTGTTGATCACTAA